One segment of Shewanella piezotolerans WP3 DNA contains the following:
- a CDS encoding AAA family ATPase produces MPNEEIAVLVSQLEQVLLGKKLQIKLALCCIFAKGHLLIEDLPGMGKTSLCHALAQGLSLSYQRIQFTSDMLPADILGVTIFDNQQNKFEFHPGPIFKQMLLADEINRASPKTQSALLEAMAEKQITVDGETYPLPQPFFVIATQNPSDQSGTFPLPESQLDRFMMRLSIGYPDTDSEMAMLKQQSNETTASVRHCLNASSLQAVQRSVDNVTASDSLLKYILALVNASRNKNESVGLSPRATKAILQAAKAWALLSGRQYVVPEDVQIVFPHVAEHRIRQNMHQQGQALSTEILTQVNPIL; encoded by the coding sequence ATGCCCAATGAAGAAATAGCTGTGTTAGTGAGCCAGTTAGAGCAAGTCTTACTCGGAAAAAAGCTGCAGATTAAGTTAGCTTTGTGCTGTATTTTCGCCAAAGGTCACCTGCTTATTGAAGATCTGCCAGGTATGGGCAAGACCAGCCTTTGCCACGCTCTTGCCCAAGGTCTTAGCCTCAGTTATCAAAGGATTCAGTTTACCAGCGACATGTTACCAGCAGACATTCTTGGGGTCACAATATTCGATAACCAGCAAAACAAATTTGAATTTCATCCAGGCCCCATTTTTAAACAGATGTTGCTTGCCGATGAGATCAATCGTGCCAGCCCTAAAACACAAAGTGCATTACTTGAAGCAATGGCAGAAAAACAGATTACTGTCGACGGTGAAACCTATCCGTTACCGCAACCTTTCTTTGTCATTGCGACCCAAAACCCTAGCGATCAATCTGGCACATTTCCCCTACCAGAATCGCAATTAGATCGATTCATGATGCGGCTATCGATAGGTTATCCTGATACAGATTCAGAAATGGCGATGCTAAAACAACAGTCAAATGAAACCACAGCGTCAGTTCGTCACTGTTTAAATGCCTCCTCTTTACAAGCAGTTCAAAGAAGCGTTGATAATGTTACTGCCTCAGACTCCTTACTCAAGTACATTTTGGCTTTAGTGAACGCTTCTCGGAATAAAAATGAATCGGTCGGTTTATCTCCTCGAGCGACCAAAGCTATCTTACAAGCCGCTAAAGCGTGGGCATTGCTCAGTGGCCGTCAATACGTGGTGCCAGAGGATGTACAAATTGTGTTTCCTCATGTAGCAGAACACAGGATAAGGCAGAATATGCATCAACAAGGACAGGCCTTGTCTACTGAGATTTTGACACAGGTTAACCCCATTCTTTAA
- the recC gene encoding exodeoxyribonuclease V subunit gamma — MLYLVQSNQMEALSQILATELTTPLPGAPLLLPEHILVQSPGMSTWLRLEIARQNNIAAALEFPLPSSFIWQLCHTLLEDVPKENAFTKAAITWKLMELLPSLIDQDDFAPLANYLNNGNQGHGENDLQSQYLEIDTSETISASHPQSPLKLYQLCGQIADIFDQYLVYRPDWIAAWEANEPTLPPKGDKLAPAQAWQPILWRALIQFNANTLHKSQYHRANLHQALFDKLDDPNTSMTSLPRRLFVFGISSMAPQTLDVLHHLAKRIDVIMLSLSPCQHYWGDIVDPRLRARMALQYANKQKLEVEWEDKLEVGNPLLANNGKMGRELLDLMLELPEEHTAFNLDCYQDPGIDCMLHGVQHDILQLSTRGQCLGPDASLYLTVDGRRMLQQDDHSITIRSCHSPLREVETLHDHLLEMLSKQTDSKGQPLAPKDIVIMMPDVAAYAPYIDAVFSAKQGSHYIPYAIADRGAVQESPLIASFLHLLNINQSRFGLTDIIGILEVPSVLRRFELDDDSLTILKRWLEQAGVRWGRDGASRAEHQLPAFEQNAWALGIKRLILGYSFADNSPLYQQTLAVNGIEGQTAQALGKLLDFIEALDDVHAALAQNCSLTERIEQLEQLLAAFYSVDDDEQVQLQEIRDAIVTLAEELTESGHTTPLPIEVLQNWFNSRLSESRVGQRYLAGSINFCTLMPMRSIPFKIVCLLGMNDGVYPRVQHPVGFDLVAQMDPRKGDRSRRLDDRYLFLEAILSARQQLYISYIGNSERDDSERIPSMLVSELVEYCQLAYLPAKLALESKASADNYSKQEAAVFVDKIEQAISTQLICKQPLQPFDERLYHSAHISDSFPLQQSYSAQWCPVAVSQTTTDIADKSSNRFINLDTCLLNTAQSDSEEVEEIELSALIRFFRNPAQYYFNRTLKVDLSINVRADDNDEPFSLNALERYQLQSILIEHAIENQTESPDGELLERLKAQGNIPLKPFDDLLLSQYLHDITPLIGRSLYLKGESSQSIEIAIDIALVDGSKPVTDQSIKLVGRIDDLSAKGLVNYRPGTANGRDLIRVYLRHLCLCAMQGSTDITRLNQPINSYLLDIGHFHVFAPITAAQAKSQLSLWLTLFKQGQVQPLMFMPRTALAYVEAEGDHTQKLREAQPKWLDEQSQLGEGMEPHFQRLYRFPEDFSEQHFGDTAQTLLSPLISLYYKGRLGELATYVEAGAQTSPTTKCEEH; from the coding sequence ATGCTATACCTAGTACAATCTAACCAGATGGAAGCATTATCGCAGATTTTAGCTACAGAGCTAACAACGCCATTGCCTGGTGCACCACTTCTTTTACCAGAGCATATATTGGTACAAAGCCCTGGCATGTCAACCTGGTTAAGACTAGAGATAGCAAGGCAGAATAATATTGCCGCAGCGCTTGAGTTTCCGCTTCCTTCTAGTTTTATTTGGCAGCTTTGCCATACTTTATTAGAAGACGTCCCCAAAGAAAATGCCTTCACTAAAGCAGCAATTACTTGGAAGTTAATGGAGCTTTTGCCCTCTCTTATCGACCAAGATGATTTTGCTCCTTTAGCCAATTATTTAAATAACGGTAATCAAGGTCATGGCGAGAATGACTTACAAAGCCAGTACCTTGAAATCGATACGTCTGAAACGATATCCGCATCTCATCCACAAAGCCCGCTAAAGCTCTATCAACTCTGTGGCCAAATAGCCGATATATTTGACCAATATTTAGTTTATAGACCAGATTGGATAGCCGCATGGGAAGCGAATGAGCCGACCTTACCTCCCAAGGGAGACAAATTGGCACCAGCACAAGCCTGGCAACCTATATTATGGCGAGCGCTAATCCAGTTTAACGCTAATACGTTACATAAAAGCCAATATCACCGCGCCAATTTACACCAAGCACTTTTTGATAAACTTGATGACCCAAATACCTCGATGACATCTCTACCAAGGCGTCTATTTGTGTTTGGGATCTCATCAATGGCGCCGCAAACACTTGATGTGCTGCACCACTTAGCTAAGCGCATTGACGTGATTATGCTAAGCCTAAGTCCCTGTCAACATTATTGGGGAGATATTGTTGACCCTCGTCTTAGAGCGCGCATGGCACTGCAGTATGCCAACAAGCAAAAACTTGAAGTTGAGTGGGAAGACAAGCTTGAAGTCGGTAACCCATTACTTGCAAATAACGGCAAGATGGGTCGTGAACTGTTAGATCTGATGCTTGAATTGCCAGAAGAGCATACCGCATTTAACTTAGATTGTTACCAAGATCCCGGTATTGATTGCATGCTACACGGCGTGCAACATGACATTTTACAGCTCAGTACCCGAGGACAATGTCTAGGCCCCGATGCCTCGCTTTATTTAACGGTAGATGGCAGAAGAATGCTGCAACAGGATGACCACTCGATCACTATTCGCAGTTGCCACAGCCCACTGCGAGAAGTAGAAACCCTGCATGATCATCTACTAGAGATGCTATCCAAGCAAACAGACTCTAAAGGGCAACCATTAGCGCCAAAGGATATCGTGATTATGATGCCCGATGTGGCGGCATACGCACCTTATATTGATGCCGTTTTTAGCGCAAAACAAGGCAGCCATTACATTCCTTACGCCATTGCCGATCGTGGTGCAGTACAGGAATCTCCGCTTATTGCCAGTTTTTTACACTTACTTAATATCAATCAAAGCCGGTTTGGTCTGACCGATATCATCGGTATTTTGGAAGTCCCTAGTGTGCTAAGACGGTTTGAGTTAGACGATGATTCGCTAACGATCCTTAAGCGCTGGCTAGAGCAAGCGGGTGTACGATGGGGGCGAGATGGCGCTAGCCGAGCAGAACATCAGCTACCAGCCTTTGAGCAAAATGCTTGGGCGCTGGGGATTAAACGCCTTATATTAGGCTATAGTTTTGCCGACAACTCGCCGCTCTATCAGCAAACGCTGGCAGTCAACGGTATTGAGGGGCAAACAGCGCAGGCTTTAGGTAAACTGCTAGATTTCATTGAAGCTTTGGACGATGTGCACGCTGCTTTAGCACAAAATTGCAGTTTAACTGAGCGTATCGAACAGTTAGAGCAGCTACTTGCAGCTTTTTACTCAGTTGATGACGATGAACAAGTGCAATTACAAGAGATCCGTGATGCGATAGTCACACTTGCTGAAGAGTTAACTGAATCTGGTCATACGACCCCCCTGCCCATTGAAGTGTTGCAAAACTGGTTTAATAGCCGTTTATCAGAATCTCGAGTCGGGCAGCGTTACCTCGCTGGAAGTATCAACTTTTGTACTTTAATGCCTATGCGCTCAATTCCTTTTAAGATTGTCTGCTTACTCGGTATGAACGACGGGGTCTATCCAAGAGTACAACATCCGGTCGGCTTCGACTTAGTTGCCCAAATGGATCCCCGTAAAGGCGACCGCTCTCGTCGACTAGACGATAGATACCTATTCCTTGAAGCAATACTGTCGGCAAGGCAGCAGTTGTATATCAGTTACATAGGTAACAGTGAACGTGATGATTCAGAGCGGATCCCATCAATGCTCGTCTCTGAGCTAGTTGAGTACTGTCAGCTAGCTTATCTACCGGCAAAATTAGCTTTAGAGTCAAAGGCAAGTGCTGATAACTATAGTAAGCAAGAGGCGGCTGTATTTGTTGATAAAATAGAGCAAGCAATCTCAACACAGCTGATCTGTAAACAGCCACTTCAACCATTCGATGAACGCCTTTACCACAGTGCTCATATTAGTGACAGTTTTCCGCTGCAACAAAGTTACAGCGCGCAGTGGTGTCCAGTAGCTGTATCACAAACAACTACAGATATCGCCGATAAAAGTAGTAATCGCTTTATAAATTTAGACACCTGTCTGTTAAATACAGCCCAGTCTGATAGCGAAGAAGTCGAGGAGATAGAACTTTCAGCCCTTATTCGATTCTTCCGCAATCCTGCACAGTACTATTTTAATCGAACCCTTAAAGTTGACTTATCTATTAATGTTCGGGCTGATGACAACGACGAACCCTTTAGTTTGAATGCATTAGAGCGTTATCAATTACAATCAATCTTGATCGAACACGCCATAGAAAATCAAACCGAGAGCCCTGATGGAGAACTACTTGAGCGCCTTAAAGCACAAGGTAATATTCCGCTCAAACCCTTTGATGATCTATTGCTCAGTCAATACCTGCATGATATCACGCCTCTGATCGGCAGAAGCTTGTATCTTAAAGGAGAGTCAAGCCAATCAATAGAAATTGCCATTGATATAGCACTGGTTGATGGTAGCAAGCCCGTAACAGATCAATCTATTAAACTGGTTGGCCGTATTGATGATTTAAGTGCCAAAGGGCTGGTTAATTACCGACCAGGAACCGCTAATGGTCGAGATTTAATACGCGTTTACTTAAGGCATCTTTGCCTTTGCGCAATGCAAGGTAGCACTGATATAACTCGGCTCAATCAACCAATAAATAGCTACCTACTTGATATTGGCCATTTTCATGTTTTCGCACCAATCACAGCTGCGCAAGCAAAAAGCCAATTAAGCCTGTGGTTAACTCTGTTCAAACAGGGACAAGTGCAACCCCTCATGTTTATGCCAAGAACCGCTCTAGCCTACGTTGAAGCTGAAGGTGATCATACCCAAAAATTGCGTGAGGCGCAGCCTAAATGGTTAGATGAGCAGAGCCAATTAGGTGAAGGCATGGAACCCCATTTCCAACGTTTATATCGCTTTCCTGAAGACTTTAGTGAACAACATTTTGGCGATACTGCGCAAACACTATTGTCACCGTTAATTAGCTTGTATTACAAAGGCAGACTTGGCGAATTAGCCACTTATGTAGAAGCTGGAGCGCAAACGTCTCCCACCACCAAATGTGAGGAGCACTAA
- a CDS encoding transglycosylase SLT domain-containing protein: MHKQLSGILFAIATFISYPMAAQPLTPEQQLYLDARKSLDKQDLNTYLQQRKKLGDYPLAIYLDFNQNINEILKLSGADAASAFLQFQGSPLYNSARYRYLNSSGKQKRWQDFLAVSPKQPNNIILQCYFFRAQLQKGDKQLAYKGAGDLWLYGRSRPKECDPLFKEWKKAGFQTQELIWSRMLLSFEQGQYGLLTYLSRKVTRNKRAAENLLSVYKDPRRLRNTSKFSGKAKINATIVDIGLRRLAKKDLKQAVKLYAKYQKADRFSDYKGRLLSRYLVRRALIYQTEELKSFVDTMLPLLDSDDLIEMRLRWALRTNEQHQFEHFITLLTKEKQHTARWTYWRAVVLQKSNDKQDQQTALTLLADLSQQRNFYGFKAANLINVPYNVQHQPTQSTAKRQNQLANDKGLARVTELLAIDKQSDARAEWVMLLNRHDKEIQKDYGVYAVAHKWHSLGVQASIQAQLWNDMDMRFPYAAQTSFSAASKKYKVDIDEVRAIARRESAYFPNATSGVGARGYMQLMPATAKQTAKKAKLNYRGTRSLYDEKLNIALGSAYYSSLLAQFDNNRILATASYNAGPRRVKSWLKKSDAKLDVMSFIESIPYTETREYVQAVLSYRVIYQIKQDKKAELLSKEELGFQY; the protein is encoded by the coding sequence ATGCACAAGCAGTTAAGTGGCATTTTATTCGCAATAGCGACATTCATATCGTACCCGATGGCTGCTCAGCCTTTGACGCCTGAGCAGCAATTATACCTCGATGCAAGAAAGTCACTCGATAAGCAAGATCTTAATACTTATTTGCAACAGCGTAAAAAGCTCGGTGATTATCCATTGGCTATTTATTTGGATTTTAATCAAAATATTAATGAGATATTAAAACTGTCAGGCGCCGACGCCGCAAGCGCTTTTCTCCAGTTCCAAGGCAGTCCATTGTATAACAGTGCACGTTACCGCTATCTAAACAGCAGTGGCAAGCAGAAGCGATGGCAGGATTTTTTAGCCGTCAGTCCAAAGCAGCCGAACAATATTATTTTACAATGCTATTTCTTTAGAGCGCAGTTGCAAAAAGGTGATAAACAACTGGCTTACAAAGGCGCCGGTGACCTATGGCTTTATGGACGCTCCCGTCCTAAAGAGTGTGATCCCCTTTTTAAAGAGTGGAAAAAAGCCGGCTTTCAAACTCAAGAGTTGATTTGGTCTAGAATGCTGCTTAGTTTTGAACAAGGGCAATATGGTTTATTAACTTACCTCTCTAGAAAGGTCACCCGCAATAAACGCGCAGCAGAAAACCTGTTATCAGTTTATAAAGATCCTCGTCGATTGCGCAATACCTCTAAATTTAGCGGTAAAGCCAAGATAAACGCCACGATTGTCGATATAGGATTAAGGCGCTTAGCGAAAAAAGATCTTAAACAAGCAGTAAAGCTGTATGCAAAATATCAAAAAGCAGATCGTTTTAGCGACTATAAAGGCCGATTACTTAGCCGTTATTTAGTACGACGAGCACTGATTTATCAAACTGAAGAGTTAAAGAGCTTTGTCGACACCATGCTGCCACTTTTAGATAGTGATGACTTGATTGAAATGCGATTACGCTGGGCACTGAGAACCAATGAACAGCATCAGTTTGAGCACTTTATAACTTTACTTACTAAAGAAAAACAACACACAGCACGTTGGACATATTGGCGGGCTGTTGTATTACAAAAGAGCAATGATAAACAAGATCAACAAACAGCGCTGACACTATTGGCAGACTTGAGTCAGCAACGCAATTTTTACGGATTTAAAGCAGCAAATCTAATAAACGTGCCCTATAACGTACAACACCAACCTACGCAGAGCACAGCTAAACGTCAAAATCAGCTGGCTAATGACAAAGGCCTAGCGCGAGTTACTGAGTTATTGGCTATCGACAAGCAATCTGATGCTCGCGCTGAATGGGTAATGTTGCTAAATCGCCATGATAAAGAGATACAAAAGGATTATGGTGTATACGCTGTAGCGCATAAATGGCACAGTTTAGGGGTTCAAGCTAGCATTCAGGCACAACTTTGGAACGATATGGATATGCGTTTTCCATATGCGGCTCAAACATCATTTAGCGCCGCTAGTAAAAAGTACAAGGTTGATATTGATGAAGTTAGGGCTATTGCAAGGCGTGAAAGTGCCTACTTTCCAAATGCAACATCAGGTGTGGGCGCTAGAGGTTATATGCAGCTGATGCCAGCGACGGCGAAGCAAACGGCCAAAAAGGCCAAGCTCAATTATCGTGGTACACGTAGTCTCTATGACGAAAAACTTAATATTGCGTTAGGCAGCGCCTATTACTCGAGTTTGCTCGCACAATTTGATAATAACCGTATTCTGGCTACGGCCTCCTATAACGCGGGCCCCCGTAGAGTAAAATCGTGGCTAAAGAAAAGTGATGCCAAACTAGATGTAATGAGTTTTATTGAATCGATCCCCTATACAGAGACTCGAGAATACGTTCAAGCAGTCCTCAGTTATCGAGTTATTTATCAAATAAAACAAGATAAAAAAGCCGAACTGTTGTCTAAGGAAGAGCTCGGTTTTCAATACTAA
- a CDS encoding EAL domain-containing protein, with product MLDLTGLRLTAEYQPLLNPHTKEIYGYEALSRFYNLDGLAIAPNIVFEELHAHHKLLNAVEMAAKDFQIRHAPKSNKLFLNIDPHAIEVNASAMLKLLQKQSNICVEIIENTCINDAHLAGEFIKQLVKLNIPVGLDDVGAPHSMLSIDLISQVSCLKFDKYWLETANDPQYQHLLTALLQFAKKTKKLTVLEGIETQEQLAFAQNIGVDLVQGFLFKPLFITAKSSKQLTSVVAPPVAQ from the coding sequence ATGCTAGATCTAACAGGTCTTCGATTAACTGCAGAATATCAACCGCTACTTAACCCTCACACAAAAGAGATCTATGGCTACGAAGCCCTGTCACGGTTTTATAATCTCGACGGCTTAGCTATCGCGCCTAATATTGTATTTGAAGAGCTACATGCTCACCATAAATTACTCAATGCAGTCGAAATGGCAGCTAAAGATTTTCAAATTCGACACGCGCCAAAAAGCAATAAGCTATTTCTCAACATTGATCCCCATGCGATAGAAGTTAATGCTAGTGCTATGTTGAAACTGCTACAAAAACAATCCAATATTTGTGTAGAGATCATAGAAAACACCTGCATTAATGACGCTCATCTGGCAGGAGAGTTTATTAAACAGTTAGTAAAGCTGAATATTCCTGTGGGACTCGACGATGTAGGCGCCCCACACTCCATGCTTTCAATAGATTTAATAAGCCAAGTGAGCTGCCTTAAATTTGATAAATATTGGCTAGAGACAGCAAACGATCCACAGTATCAACATCTACTTACCGCACTGCTGCAATTTGCAAAGAAAACCAAAAAGCTCACAGTCCTTGAAGGCATTGAAACTCAAGAACAACTTGCATTCGCGCAGAATATTGGCGTAGATTTAGTACAGGGTTTTCTGTTTAAACCACTTTTTATAACAGCCAAAAGTAGCAAACAATTAACCTCGGTAGTCGCTCCTCCTGTTGCACAATAG
- a CDS encoding transglutaminase TgpA family protein: MWLLITNVAILSPLYQQVTVWSLAICTICIIWRVGIYLGKVARPPRWLVTALAFFSAMTLAMVANKIGVLTALINLLILGYALKYIEMRSRRDVQVVVLAGYFLIALTFLQQQSVWSSLHLLLVTLINTCVLISLYHDENNFKYAATLGTKILLQSVPLAIILFIVLPRLPPLWMVPPQGTAKTGLSNTVSFSNITELTRSSELAFRATFVGGYQPINANLYWRALVMEDYDGKQWQQNVSITAAENAFVDKTSPKEPTRALSMSSVSMGDLDSDTALSYSVIAEPSGQHWLFGLDRATSQDKGVKMLADFRLYATTPIEQQKLYNVTSFTNANLQVELPLAQQQLNLRLPEGQNPRTRALAQQFAKHYPNAEDRLTAMMRYFTEQPYFYTLRPPPVGKQQIDDFLLNNKAGFCVHYASAFAFMARATGMPARLVSGYQGGEYNQAAGYFSIYQYMAHAWVEVWLADRGWVRFDPTAMIAPERIEQGFDAFFDPQQSYLADSPFGYLGLQSSEFIKQLRMQFASIDYFWSVWVLGFNTNKQQRVLEEVLGEVTRTKLAILLIVSLGIVGLSIAYSAGLIQFHRSNDKHLNAYYAVCKLLKKSNLAREYNEGPQAYNQRVGLALPALAADFNKFTDYYIAIQYQVLNKKAQKRLSRLLIKQSRRLKFIIIKQKLALNKTNT; encoded by the coding sequence ATGTGGCTATTAATTACCAATGTGGCCATTCTATCGCCTTTATACCAACAAGTGACCGTATGGTCGCTAGCAATTTGCACCATCTGCATCATCTGGCGTGTTGGTATTTATCTTGGAAAAGTAGCTAGGCCGCCACGTTGGTTAGTCACTGCCCTCGCTTTTTTTTCCGCTATGACGCTTGCCATGGTCGCCAATAAAATTGGCGTGCTAACTGCACTCATTAATCTATTGATTTTAGGCTATGCTCTCAAATATATTGAGATGCGTAGCCGACGAGATGTACAAGTTGTCGTACTTGCTGGCTACTTTCTTATTGCACTGACATTTCTTCAACAGCAAAGTGTATGGTCGAGCCTGCATCTATTGCTCGTAACACTAATAAACACATGCGTTTTGATCAGCCTTTATCATGACGAAAATAATTTTAAATATGCAGCAACATTAGGTACAAAAATCTTACTGCAGAGCGTACCGCTTGCCATTATACTTTTTATTGTCCTACCGAGACTGCCACCTCTTTGGATGGTGCCACCGCAAGGCACGGCTAAAACTGGTTTATCAAACACAGTCAGCTTCAGTAATATTACCGAGCTTACTCGCTCCTCCGAACTCGCATTTAGAGCGACATTTGTTGGCGGCTATCAACCTATTAATGCTAATTTGTATTGGCGCGCCCTTGTAATGGAAGATTATGATGGTAAGCAATGGCAACAAAATGTCAGTATAACCGCTGCAGAAAACGCATTTGTCGACAAAACATCGCCAAAGGAACCAACAAGAGCTCTTTCAATGAGTAGTGTTAGCATGGGGGATCTAGACAGCGACACAGCACTGAGTTATTCCGTTATAGCCGAGCCGAGCGGACAACATTGGTTGTTTGGTTTAGATAGAGCCACCAGCCAAGACAAAGGGGTTAAGATGCTAGCGGATTTTCGCTTGTATGCTACTACGCCTATTGAGCAGCAAAAACTCTACAATGTCACCTCCTTCACTAATGCAAATCTGCAAGTTGAACTGCCATTAGCACAACAACAGCTAAATCTGCGCCTTCCAGAAGGACAAAATCCACGTACGCGAGCACTGGCTCAACAATTTGCCAAGCACTATCCAAATGCCGAAGACCGGCTAACGGCAATGATGCGTTATTTTACTGAGCAACCCTACTTTTACACCTTGCGTCCTCCGCCTGTCGGCAAGCAACAGATTGATGATTTTCTGCTGAATAACAAAGCTGGATTTTGTGTACATTATGCCAGTGCTTTTGCTTTTATGGCGCGGGCAACCGGAATGCCAGCTCGTTTGGTCAGTGGCTATCAAGGGGGCGAATATAATCAAGCTGCGGGTTACTTCAGTATTTACCAATACATGGCGCACGCATGGGTAGAAGTTTGGCTTGCTGATCGTGGCTGGGTACGATTTGATCCCACCGCGATGATAGCCCCTGAACGTATCGAACAGGGATTCGACGCATTTTTTGATCCACAGCAAAGCTACCTAGCCGACAGTCCATTTGGTTATCTAGGCCTACAATCTAGCGAGTTTATCAAACAGTTACGCATGCAATTTGCCAGTATCGATTACTTCTGGAGTGTTTGGGTATTAGGCTTTAATACCAATAAACAGCAGCGAGTATTAGAGGAGGTTTTAGGAGAGGTCACTCGCACTAAATTAGCAATATTGCTCATCGTGAGTCTTGGCATTGTCGGACTTTCCATCGCTTACAGTGCTGGTTTAATTCAGTTCCACCGTTCAAATGACAAACACCTTAATGCTTATTATGCAGTTTGTAAGTTACTTAAAAAAAGCAACTTAGCCAGAGAATATAATGAAGGACCGCAGGCATATAATCAACGAGTCGGACTTGCTCTACCCGCGCTTGCCGCTGATTTTAATAAATTCACCGATTATTACATTGCAATACAATATCAAGTGCTGAACAAAAAAGCACAAAAGAGGCTATCTCGGTTACTTATCAAGCAATCAAGACGGCTAAAATTCATTATCATCAAACAGAAATTGGCACTTAATAAAACAAACACATAG
- a CDS encoding DUF58 domain-containing protein — translation MTLSHKSIFILPTGFGLAWLLLLLMLFLLGTNYQNNLVMGLSFLLLSIFNTCILYCYRNLAGLTLSRAKTTANTFADQTCYIAVHIASKRSSYEVKLNFSKQPTEIAKKVIGQPQPALLNVLHPRRGLLKPGRVKVESRYPLGLCRAWSYVDLDIEHVIFATPIQTNNSLAISSQDPSGVEDTGRLVTGVDEFSGLKDYVKGESLKQVAWKQVAQGRGMLTKEFQQPQGTPLWLTLDTSSADLELSLSKLAWQTEQLSSKQQIFGLKLGANSIEPAKGEVHRIAVQTQIALYPNSQRVINHE, via the coding sequence GTGACTTTAAGTCACAAAAGCATCTTTATCCTGCCTACAGGTTTTGGCTTGGCATGGTTGTTATTATTGCTAATGCTATTTCTTCTTGGCACCAATTATCAGAATAATTTAGTGATGGGGTTGAGCTTTCTACTGTTAAGCATATTCAATACTTGTATCCTATATTGTTATCGAAACCTTGCAGGTCTCACCTTATCCCGTGCCAAAACAACGGCTAATACCTTTGCAGATCAAACCTGCTATATCGCGGTGCACATTGCTTCCAAACGCAGTAGCTACGAGGTAAAACTTAACTTTAGCAAACAGCCCACTGAAATAGCTAAAAAGGTTATCGGGCAGCCACAACCAGCGTTATTGAACGTCCTTCATCCCCGTAGAGGACTCCTAAAACCAGGCCGAGTAAAAGTTGAGTCAAGGTATCCTTTAGGACTCTGCCGTGCTTGGTCTTATGTCGATCTCGATATTGAACACGTAATTTTTGCAACACCCATTCAAACCAATAACTCTTTAGCAATAAGCTCCCAAGATCCTTCAGGAGTCGAAGATACAGGTCGGCTAGTAACAGGGGTTGATGAATTTAGTGGTTTAAAAGACTACGTGAAAGGAGAGTCACTTAAGCAAGTAGCCTGGAAGCAAGTGGCTCAAGGACGCGGTATGCTGACTAAAGAGTTTCAACAGCCTCAAGGTACTCCGTTATGGTTGACACTCGATACTAGCAGCGCCGATCTAGAGTTAAGTCTCAGTAAACTCGCCTGGCAAACAGAACAACTCAGTAGCAAACAGCAAATATTTGGGCTTAAATTAGGCGCAAACTCAATCGAGCCTGCTAAAGGTGAAGTTCACCGAATCGCAGTACAAACTCAGATTGCCCTATATCCGAATAGCCAGCGTGTAATTAACCATGAATAG